The stretch of DNA GGCCGGGCGCGGACGCAACGCTCTTCGAATCGGAATTGCGCGAGCAGTTCCGCCGTATGCTCGGCGAGCTGCCCCGCCGCCAGCGCGAGGTGCTGCACCTGGTGTTTTACCAGGAGCTGACCATCGAGGAAGCGGCGGCGGCGCTGAGCGTGGGAGTTGGTTCCGCGCGGACGCACTACGACCGCGGCAAGAAGAAGATGCGGGAGATGCTGGAAAAGGAGCAGGTCGTTGCTGAAGCCAGA from Acidobacteriota bacterium encodes:
- a CDS encoding RNA polymerase sigma factor produces the protein MLQRSYLKVLEDRAKYEGRSSFKTWFFGVVRHTAAEERRRWIWRKLRLAAMESAAALQRGPGADATLFESELREQFRRMLGELPRRQREVLHLVFYQELTIEEAAAALSVGVGSARTHYDRGKKKMREMLEKEQVVAEARRARA